One part of the Sardina pilchardus chromosome 5, fSarPil1.1, whole genome shotgun sequence genome encodes these proteins:
- the rin1a gene encoding ras and Rab interactor 2, producing the protein MQTDPVYDFPDAQPVGERRACPQRGSLKSISVLDRLLLTHPVWLQLSINSATALHVLQREPPGTFLVRKSSTSQKKVLCVRLADDSVPSFVKQFVIREEDSTFSLESSAIRFPDLCRLIAFYCVSRDVLPFTLELPEAIARASSHKQLESISHMGVEFWSSQLNFRGPRNGPQPAADVPPPPLPALRPEDCITPIENPTLFEEFCPIRTRSPRELDIGTGQGALCFINPLFLQDEPSRSALHRRNRFKRSIKVRVSTENTSMLSPPVAPPPPPPLLAKKKGKGVRQKATAVVDEAKDEAKDRPKESAAAPEEVSDYRAPTLPLPKKTRALVPPTLSPTAEEDDYQMPKALLENCGQRREEEEEEEEEGEEEEEEEEELSEDAGLVLEQRRAPSLSELESSSSLSSLDEAEEAERPPMSRGTSAPAAPLPSPPPQPPQPVSALRKMSAAFVSFFMPEKRVARMVEELSRDRRLAFGGLVQDFLRQQRESLKLRKATSAVEMLQGIRHFLSQAKAFLQDCGELEPPIETLLPEDEKDQALEKAMFRSVLKPLKGQIDGALCALHDRDGSTQRLAESLKKARKSSPLELFGVQVNVPDAQGVEKVRQKLITLQRAYSPIDKVLLLLQVCKLIYKAMNKDKRKEFGADDFLPALSYVIVQCNLPELLIEVEYMMELLDTPWLTGEGGYYLTSVYASLCLIQSEPTTPPASGLTREARESLKQWSHRRSNDSKRGNTLQQRFVKVLFQNEESSLVKTLQWKKGVNVEALAQLCAAKFGISEPEDYSLFWRKDGEAEPLSPDSKIDDFLALSGNRSPLIYQLQNPDAKSRKLTRGGAVDLVESV; encoded by the exons ATGCAGACGGACCCCGTGTACGACTTCCCCGACGCCCAGCCGGTGGGGGAGAGGCGGGCGTGTCCCCAGAGGGGCTCCCTGAAGAGCATCAGCGTGCTGGACCGTCTGCTGCTCACACACCCCGTGTGGCTACAGCTGTCCATCAACTCTGCCACTGCCCTTCACGTCCTGCAGCGGGAGCCTCCCGGG ACATTCCTGGTGCGCAAGTCCAGCACATCTCAGAAGAAGGTGCTCTGTGTGCGTCTGGCCGATGACAGCGTGCCTTCCTTTGTGAAGCAGTTTGTGATTCGCGAGGAGGACTcca CTTTCTCCCTGGAGAGCTCAGCCATACGCTTCCCAGATCTCTGCCGTCTCATCGCCTTCTACTGCGTCAGCCG gGATGTCCTACCATTTACTCTTGAACTGCCAGAGGCCATAGCCAGAGCCTCATCACACAAGCAACTTGAGTCAATCTCTCACATGGGTGTAG AGTTCTGGAGCTCGCAGCTGAACTTCCGGGGGCCTCGTAACGGCCCTCAGCCCGCCGCAGATGTTCCACCCCCGCCGCTCCCGGCTCTCCGGCCCGAGGACTGCATCACGCCCATAGAGAACCCCACCCTGTTCGAGGAGTTCTGCCCCATCCGCACGCGGAGCCCCCGCGAGCTGGACATCGGCACGGGCCAGGGGGCCCTGTGCTTCATCAACCCGCTCTTCCTGCAGGACGAGCCGTCGCGCAGCGCCCTGCACCGCCGCAACCGCTTCAAGCGCAGCATCAAGGTGCGCGTGTCCACCGAGAACACCAGCATGCTGTCGCCCCCGGTCgcccctccgccgccgccgccgctgctggcCAAAAAGAAAGGCAAAGGCGTGCGGCAGAAGGCCACCGCGGTCGTGGACGAGGCCAAGGACGAGGCCAAGGACAGACCAAAGGAGAGCGCGGCAGCACCAGAGGAGGTCTCAGACTACCGGGCGCCCACCTTGCCGCTACCCAAGAAGACGAGAGCTCTGGTGCCACCCACTCTCTCGCCAACAGCAGAGGAGGACGACTATCAAATGCCAAAAGCTTTGCTAGAG AACTGTGgtcagagaagggaggaggaggaagaagaggaggaggagggtgaggaagaggaggaggaggaggaagagttaaGTGAAGACGCGGGGCTGGTGCTGGAGCAGAGGCGTGCTCCGTCCCTCAGCGAGCTGGAGAGCAGCAGCTCCCTCAGCAGCCTGGACGAGGCCGAGGAGGCCGAGCGGCCGCCCATGTCCAGGGGCACCAGCGCGCCGGCCGCCCCGCTCCCCAGCCCTCCTCCGCAGCCGCCCCAGCCCGTGTCCGCCCTGCGCAAGATGAGCGCCGCCTTCGTCTCCTTCTTCATGCCGGAGAAGCGCGTGGCCCGCATGGTGGAGGAGCTGTCGCGCGACCGCCGCCTGGCCTTCGGCGGCCTCGTGCAGGACTTCCTGCGCCAGCAGCGCGAGAGCCTCAAGCTGCGGAAGGCCACCTCGGCCGTGGAGATGCTGCAGGGCATCCGCCATTTCCTCTCCCAGGCCAAGGCGTTCCTCCAGGACTGCGGGGAACTGGAGCCCCCCATTGAGACCTTGCTGCCAGAGGATGAAAAAG ATCAGGCTCTGGAGAAGGCCATGTTCCGCTCCGTCTTGAAGCCCCTGAAGGGACAGATCGACGGGGCCCTCTGCGCCCTTCACGACAGAGACGGCTCCACCCAGCGCCTGGCCGAGAGCCTCAAAAAGGCGCGGAAGAGCTCGCCCCTGGAGCTCTTCGGGGTGCAGGTCAACGTGCCAGATGCCCAGGGCGTAGAGAAGGTACGGCAGAAGCTCATCACCCTACAGCGCGCCTACTCTCCCATTGACAAGGTGCTCCTGCTGCTACAAGTGTGCAAACTCATCTACAAGGCCATGAACAAAGACAAAC GGAAGGAGTTTGGTGCAGATGACTTCCTGCCAGCTCTCTCCTATGTGATTGTACAGTGTAACCTACCAGAGCTTCTGATAGAGGTAGAGTACATGATGGAACTGCTGGACACCCCGTGGCTCACTGGAGAAG GTGGGTACTACCTGACCAGCGTTTATGCCAGCTTGTGCCTCATCCAGAGCGAGCCGACGACTCCTCCTGCCAGTGGGCTGACTCGAGAGGCCCGCGAGTCGCTCAAACAGTGGAGTCACCGGCGCAGCAACGACTCCAAGAGAGGGAACACTCTGCAACAG AGGTTTGTGAAAGTACTCTTCCAGAATGAGGAGAGTAGCTTGGTGAAGACCCTCCAGTGGAAGAAAGGGGTAAACGTGGAGGCCTTGGCCCAACTCTGTGCTGCCAAGTTTGGCATCAGTGAGCCAGAGGACTACAGTCTCTTCTGGAGAAAAGATGGGGAGGCTGAGCCACTCTCCCCCGACTCTAAAATTGATGACTTCTTGGCCTTGAGTGGCAATAGGTCTCCCCTTATTTACCAGCTCCAGAACCCTGATGCCAAGTCACGCAAACTGACCAGAGGGGGCGCTGTGGACCTTGTGGAGTCGGTGTAA